A DNA window from Drosophila virilis strain 15010-1051.87 chromosome 4, Dvir_AGI_RSII-ME, whole genome shotgun sequence contains the following coding sequences:
- the Idgf3 gene encoding chitinase-like protein Idgf3, giving the protein MRSLWPLWLGLAMTLLLSEPQSINAAPHLICYYDSRGFERQGLAQFTLTDLELALQFCTHVIYGYAGINPDTFELKSLNQALDYERRHFAQITAFKDKYPYIKFLLSVGGDRDVQQEEKYIQLLEAGSQAQTRFISSARDVVRRFNFDGLDLAFQLPRNKPRKVHSDVGMAWKSFKKFFTGDFIVDPDADTHKTQMTNFVKDLSSALKVNDLLLSLTILPNVNSSWYFDAPAIADKVDFINLGTFDFLTPTRNPEEADFSAPLYEAFGQNRLAHYNVHFQMEHWLLQRVPANKLNIAIATYGRAWKLTPDSGTTGEPVVAADGPAVAGPQTKTEGLLNWAEICQLLPNPSNTNGKGAAAPIRRVPDPTKRYGSYAYRLPDEDGQYGLWVSYDDPDTAASKAQYARVKNLGGVALFDLTQDDFRGQCTGDRFPMLRAIKYRLL; this is encoded by the exons ATGCGCTCTTTGTGGCCCTTGTGGCTCGGGCTAGCGATGACTTTGCTGCTCTCAGAGCCGCAGTCAATCAACGCCGCGCCCCATCTGATTTGCTACTACGACTCAAGGGGCTTTGAGCGACAAG GCCTTGCTCAATTCACACTCACGGATTTGGAGCTGGCACTGCAGTTTTGCACGCACGTGATATATGGCTACGCTGGCATCAATCCAGACACCTTTGAGCTTAAAAGTCTAAACCAAGCGCTGGACTACGAGCGTCGACATTTTGCTCAAATAACGGCGTTTAAGGACAAGTACccatatattaaatttttgctaAGCGTGGGCGGCGATCGTGATGTTCAGCAAGAAGAGAAATACATCCAGCTCCTGGAGGCTGGCAGCCAGGCCCAAACACGTTTCATTAGCTCGGCCAGAGATGTCGTACGTCGCTTTAATTTCGATGGCCTGGATCTCGCTTTTCAGCTGCCGCGCAATAAGCCACGCAAGGTTCACTCTGATGTGGGCATGGCCTGGAAAAGCTTCAAAAAATTCTTCACAGGCGATTTCATTGTAGACCCTGACGCCGACACACATAAGACACAGATGACAAACTTTGTCAAGGATCTCAGTAGTGCGCTTAAAGTCAACGATCTGCTGTTGAGTCTTACCATTTTACCCAATGTCAATTCAAGTT GGTACTTCGATGCGCCTGCCATCGCTGATAAAGTGGATTTTATAAACCTCGGCACGTTCGACTTTCTCACGCCCACTCGCAATCCCGAGGAAGCTGATTTCTCAGCTCCACTTTACGAGGCATTTGGCCAGAACCGACTGGCACACTACAATGTCCACTTTCAAATGGAGCACTGGCTGCTGCAGCGTGTGCCAGCTAACAAGCTGAATATTGCTATTGCCACCTATGGACGGGCCTGGAAGCTAACCCCGGATTCCGGTACCACTGGAGAGCCCGTAGTGGCTGCTGACGGTCCAGCTGTTGCTGGTCCACAAACCAAGACAGAAGGACTTCTAAATTGGGCTGAGATCTGTCAACTACTGCCTAATCCTAGCAATACGAATGGCAAAGGCGCCGCCGCTCCCATACGACGAGTTCCCGATCCCACAAAGCGTTATGGCAGCTATGCTTATCGCCTGCCCGACGAGGACGGCCAGTATGGCTTGTGGGTTAGCTACGATGATCCGGATACAGCTGCCAGCAAGGCACAATATGCGCGTGTCAAGAATCTCGGAGGCGTCGCTTTGTTCGACTTGACTCAGGATGACTTCCGAGGTCAATGCACCGGAGACCGCTTCCCCATGCTGCGCGCCATCAAGTATCGATTGCTCTGA